Proteins co-encoded in one Pocillopora verrucosa isolate sample1 chromosome 1, ASM3666991v2, whole genome shotgun sequence genomic window:
- the LOC131788732 gene encoding uncharacterized protein, translated as MKKETKRLLIRGILFVLYLTLGMVVFRQLESHNEQLGIRKAKRAIEDMLVKYNISHQEMKEFVEIITEAESWGFTSGWLEKWSFIGSLFFSGTVITTIGYGHFAPRTLSGRLFCMAYAFFGIPITWLMLTSLGRKIVEHIGLALQNRECKPESKLFSLFCLLVAVLLAAVVMGIIAIVGMFAEDWTFFEGIYFAFISLTTIGFGDYVPMHPKFDPEDAERSSFVISLFVLFCLLLFSFGLAVNTSVLLSIRKIMEDKAIFGFQSLYSTDTDGETDVEEEVTRITRLERYDGKHICYPCCWLGFSHGGMWIAESSRNLVIQIALFLVYIFLGAVVFQALESQNEEEERKAMVVARDRFQEKYNISRDDLKNFIDQIEQIADHGFSQHWIRRWTILGSLFFAGTVVTTIGYGHVTPCTDAGRIFCIFYALVGIPLTWLMLSTLAQYINACIGRALECCYERVLRRKPVGIGIRSAAITLAISASMILIIALFGCYWEGWRYLDGVYFGFITLTTIGFGDFVPLHPSPNRDPEGYRWHVLMFTVLSILYFTIGLAIVSSVLLSIRNAMEERSLSGFQVLKEPEED; from the exons atgaaaaaggaaacaaagcgACTGTTAATTCGGGGGATTCTTTTCGTGCTTTATTTAACATTAGGCATGGTGGTTTTTAGACAACTCGAATCCCACAACGAACAACTTGGTATACGGAAGGCGAAGAGAGCTATAGAAGACATGTTGGTTAAGTACAACATAAGCCATCAAGAGATGAAAGAATTCGTTGAAATCATAACCGAGGCAGAAAGTTGGGGCTTCACAAGTGGATGGTTAGAAAAATGGAGCTTTATCGGATCACTTTTCTTCTCCGGAACTGTCATTACAACAATCg GTTATGGACATTTCGCTCCAAGAACGTTGTCAGGTCGTCTGTTCTGCATGGCTTACGCTTTTTTTGGTATACCGATCACGTGGTTGATGCTGACGTCATTAGGTCGAAAAATCGTGGAGCACATTGGCTTGGCACTGCAGAACAGAGAATGCAAACCAGAAAGCAAGCTGTTCAGCCTGTTTTGTCTGCTTGTTGCTGTACTGCTGGCAGCCGTTGTTATGGGCATCATCGCCATAGTGGGAATGTTTGCAGAGGACTGGACATTCTTCGAAGGAATATATTTCGCTTTCATAAGTTTAACCACCATCGGATTTGGCGACTATGTTCCCATGCATCCAAAGTTTGATCCTGAAGATGCAGAGCGATCTTCGTTCGTGatatctttgtttgttttattttgtcttctGTTGTTTTCCTTCGGGCTTGCTGTCAACACTAGTGTTCTATTATCGATACGAAAAATCATGGAAGATAAGGCAATTTTTGGTTTTCAATCGCTATACAGTACGGATACTGACGGAGAGACAGACGTTGAAGAGGAAGTAACTAGAATAACAAGATTAGAA AGATATGACGGAAAACATATTTGCTATCCATGTTGCTGGCTTGGCTTTTCACACG GAGGCATGTGGATCGCAGAAAGCTCGAGAAATCTGGTAATTCAAATAGCTTTATTccttgtttatatatttttggGAGCTGTCGTTTTTCAAGCGTTGGAGTCGCAAAATGAAGAGGAGGAACGTAAAGCGATGGTCGTGGCGCGAGATCGTTTTCAGGAGAAATACAACATTTCTCGAGACGACCTAAAAAATTTCATCGATCAAATCGAGCAGATAGCGGATCACGGTTTTAGCCAACACTGGATCAGACGATGGACAATATTGGGTTCGTTGTTTTTCGCAGGAACCGTTGTGACTACTATAG GTTATGGTCATGTGACGCCTTGCACAGATGCAGGCCGTATATTCTGCATCTTCTATGCCTTAGTTGGGATACCGCTGACCTGGCTCATGCTATCAACGCTAGCGCAATATATTAACGCGTGTATTGGCCGAGCTCTGGAATGTTGCTACGAACGAGTTCTTCGACGAAAACCGGTAGGGATTGGGATTAGGTCTGCAGCAATCACACTGGCGATTAGCGCGTCTATGATTTTAATCATTGCCTTGTTCGGATGTTACTGGGAGGGCTGGCGCTACCTTGATGGCGTCTATTTTGGATTTATAACATTAACAACAATTGGCTTTGGAGACTTTGTTCCTCTGCACCCTTCGCCTAATCGAGATCCCGAAGGATATAGGTGGCACGTGCTAATGTTTACAGTCCTGAGTATTCTTTACTTCACTATCGGGTTAGCTATCGTGTCCAGCGTGTTGTTATCGATCAGAAACGCCATGGAAGAGAGATCTCTGTCTGGATTCCAAGTTCTAAAAGAACCAGAGGAAGACTGA
- the LOC131788637 gene encoding carbohydrate sulfotransferase 12-like produces the protein MPIASQIRRGFYGVTTKKPVRTAAAYVISLVVGILLLRRLSQRDYEDTNSSLAAAAHEHKTVNQDKIQQDRLERIRNYCNASRNNKNIFHKLPNRNHFNFVVSEKHKFIICYVPKTGCSQWKDLLLNVLAVRPVTPNHDISLFDYSIFKFLNEFSVEERKKMLESYQKFYFVREPFERLLSAYRDKFVGKTTHLYETVARKIIQKVRGVGRDNENGGRPTFAEFTTYLNQLPDPSSWDMHWRPAHQTCYPCAVDYNYVGYFDTIKEDADYILKKLQLDDQFQFPAFRSHTSVLLEKHYSQIPLHQIVKLADIYREDFEMFGFKYPATIKKLFKDWV, from the exons ATGCCAATAGCCTCGCAAATCAGACGAGGTTTCTACGGTGTTACAACGAAAAAGCCGGTTCGGACGGCCGCCGCTTATGTGATATCTTTGGTGGTCGGAATTCTGTTGCTGAGGAGATTGTCGCAGCGAG attaCGAGGACACAAATTCTAGTCTAGCTGCAGCTGCACATGAGCACAAAACA GTGAACCAAGACAAGATCCAACAAGATCGACTTGAACGGATCCGAAATTACTGCAATGCATCAAGAAACAACAAGAACATCTTTCACAAACTTCCTAATCGAAATCATTTTAACTTTGTCGTTAGTGAGAAGCACAAGTTTATTATCTGCTATGTGCCAAAAACCGGCTGCAGCCAGTGGAAAGATTTACTTCTGAACGTTCTTGCAGTTCGCCCGGTTACACCGAACCATGACATCTCTTTGTTTGATTATTCAATCTTTAAATTCTTGAACGAGTTTTCAgtagaagaaaggaagaaaatgctGGAATCTTATCAGAAGTTCTACTTTGTTCGGGAGCCATTTGAAAGATTACTATCGGCCTACCGGGATAAATTTGTTGGTAAAACGACTCACTTATATGAGACAGTTGCCCGGAAAATAATTCAGAAAGTTCGCGGTGTTGGTCGAGACAACGAGAACGGTGGAAGACCAACTTTCGCAGAATTTACCACTTATCTTAATCAGTTACCAGACCCTTCCTCGTGGGATATGCACTGGCGCCCAGCCCACCAAACCTGCTACCCATGCGCCGTTGATTATAACTATGTAGGCTACTTTGACACCATCAAGGAAGACGCtgattatattttaaaaaagttacaattGGATGACCAGTTTCAATTTCCAGCATTTAGATCTCACACTTCAGTGTTGCTGGAAAAACACTATTCCCAGATCCCACTGCACCAAATTGTGAAACTCGCAGATATCTACCGGGAGGACTTCGAAATGTTTGGTTTCAAGTACCCCGCTACCATCAAAAAGCTCTTTAAGGACTGGGTATGA